ATGGACGACAAGTTCAAGCTTTACGATCATCTGCGGGCTCTCAAAAAATATCTCTTATTGGGACAAGGTGACTTCATCGCTCTTCTCATGGAGTCGCTCGCATCCAATTTGGACCGCCCTGCAAACTCGCAGTACCGCCACACGCTCACGGCACAGCTCGAGCACGCAATTCGGGCTTCCAACGCGCAATTTGACTCGCCCGACGTGCTTCGTCGGCTGGATGCGCGTATGCTTGAGCTAAGCCATGGTGAAATTGGCTGGGACTGCTTCACTCTGGAATACAAAATCGATGCCCCTGTGGATGTGGTCATCACGCCATGGGGCTCAACACAATACCTCAAGGTGTTCAACTTTCTCTGGCGTGTCAAGCGTGTTGAATTTGCCCTCAACAGTACCTGGCGTCGCTGCATGACTGGTGCACGAGGAGTACTAGGTAGCGTCGATGACAAAGTTGGACCCGACTGGAAACGTGCGCGCTGCGTCATCGCCGAGATGATTCATTTTGTGTGTCAGCTGCAATACTATATTCTCTTCGAGGTGATTGAATCCAGTTGGGATCAGCTACAAGCTGAAGTCTCAAAACCGGGATGCACACTTGACGACCTCATCGAAGCTCACACCAAGTATCTGAACTCGGTTACCCACAAGGGCTTGCTAGGCTCCGCATCATCTTCGAGACATGGTGCCTCCACTTCTGCCTCGAAACAACCTGAAGAAAGCTTCCTGAGTCAGCTTCACCATATCCTCAAGATCATGCTCTCGTACAAGGACGCTGTGGACGGACTCTACTCTTTCTCGGTCGCGGAGTTTACCCGTCGTCAGGAACTGAGTGCCAAAATCGAAACCCGCACGGCGCAGGGTCGCTGGGGGTTAACCGATCGGGATATGCTCGCTCGTCCAACGAACAGCCGGACTGGCGTCTCCATGGAATCAACACCCGACATGCGGCCCACAAGCGTTGGACCCGAGGGACTCGACACGCCTTATTCATTGTCAGCCCAAGATCTCGCCGCTGATGACAACATGCTTGTCTCGCTGAGAGTACGGCTGCGCGATCTGTCCGCAGAGTTCAAATCACGTCTGACCACCTTACTCAGTGACCTATCATATCAGCCGGATGTGGATATGCGCTTCCTTGCGGTTGTGATGAACTTCAATGACGTTTACAAGACCACGAGAAGGAGACCTAGACCAACCCAGGGCACTCGGGACAGGGACAAGGATAGAGAGCGCGAGCGCGCAAAGCGTAAGGCCGCCGCAAATAATGCAGCAATGAATTCCGGCACCAACTCGGGCACAGAGTCGCATGTGTCGAGGGAGATGCGGCGAGAGCGAAGCGCCGGTGGTCCTCAGTGATCTTCCATCTTGCAAATGGTACCGGACAAGGCGCCTGAAGTTAGTCTGCCGGATGAAGCTGTCTGTGCTTGAGGACTTAGATGTGTATAAGCTATAACGTGAAATGAATTTTTGTCTACACATTTCGCCGCAATACCATAATACAAAATCTCGCATTACAGTCCAGATCCGAGCTCGTCTTGCCTCACAGGCCATGGGACTTGCAGTTTTAACAACGGCAGGCGATAAGCCAAGTTTGACACTTATCTTCACGTGCGTATGGAATGGCAGAAAAAAAGTTCCATTCCGCCCGCGATCAGCAGCTGCCTACCAGTCTGGAGATTTTTTATGACTAGAGGTACAATTGTATATGATCCTGGCAATTGACGTCTCGAGTTACGCTTAAGTCATTCTCCAACCTGACGGTTTTGAATCTTTGGGACGAACCGGACGCAGCCATGGCCAAGGACAGCTCGATGGTCGGCGCAAAGTCAAAGCAATCCAAACATGCCGCGGATGACTTGAGCGACGTTGAGATGAACCAACCAATTCCGACCGAAAGGAAGTCCAAATCAGATtccaaggacaagaaaaagcgcAAGAAGTCATCCGCCGACGCTGAAGATGAAGTGACAAGTCAAAAAAAGCGCCGACACAGTACCGAGGACAAACAGGACAAAGATGAAAAcccgaagaaaaagaagaagcgtgTGTCCTTTGGACCCGGTACGAAGACCAGGGATGCCGACAGCGATAGTGACAGTCCTGCGGACGACGAGGCGGACGACGAGCATGACGACAAGGATAGCTCCGAGCCCGTGAAAAATGCCGACTCCGAAGCCAAGGAAGCCGAAGATGTGGAGAACAAAGTGATTGAGGAAATGAAGAAGCGCaaacgggaaaaaaagaaggcgcGCAAGACGGCCAGCGCTTCTGCTACCCCATCCTCCTCTGCGTCTTCGGCTCAGATTCACGAGACCCCCATACTGGGCTACCTGAGCTGGTACTACCGCGATCGTGCGTCCTGGAAGTTCCAGAAGAATCGCGAAACACACCTTCTCAAACACCTTTACTCAATTGAAGATGTGCCCGTCCAATACAATGTCCCCCTCTTGACATATCTGCAAGGGCTCAAAGGAGACGCTGCTAAGAAACGGTTGAGCGACGGCGCAGTGGCAGTTCTCAAGGAAGACAGTGCCGATGTTGCTACCGAGTATCAAGATGCCGTGACTGAGTTTCGGTCGGCGCTTCCCGGCGGCGGAGATGCGCTGAACGTGGCCGAATCAAGAGATGGGCTTGATGTGGAGGCAAACAAGCGTCTTCgtaggagagaaagagcgGAGCTGGTGTTTTTCGCGATCACTGGAGAACTGTTTGATCGTGAAGAAGTGACCCGCAAGCAGAAAGAGATTGCTCGGGCCGAGGCacaaaagatgaagaagaggaagaaccGAACCGTTGTCGTGGACATCTCGAGCAGTGAAAGTGACAGTGATAACGAGAAGACTGCTCGAACCaacaaggtcaaggccaaggcagaGAGCAGCGACGACTATACCAGCAGCAGTGGAAGTGACAGTGATGAAagcaccagcagcagtgGCAGTGACTCGTCGAGCAGCGAAAGCGACAGTGCGGAGACCCCTAAGAAAAAGCCTGCGCCGGATACGCCTGCCTCTGGGAAGGGCACCCGCGTGCGAAAAGGCTCTTCATCGACAGTCAAGGAGCCTGCTCCTGCCGCCCCtagcaagaacaagaagaagcaaaagcgcAAGCTGCGTACCACGCAGATTGAAATTTCGAGCAGTGAAAGTGATAGCGACTGAGTGGTTTCCCACCGGCCATGTTCCACTCGGCTTCCCACTTGACAATTTTGGCATGGCGTTGTCCATTTATGATGTGCTTGCAATGCTCTGCTTGTGGTCCTTACTATATCTATCCCATGATGATGTCTCATACCCAAAATTCCCACAAATGAGTGTTCATACTGCATACAACTGCCCGATATGAGAATTGGTCTGCGCAATATCAGCCACGAAGAGAAATCTTATCGGTATTCGTCTTCACATTTACCACCTAATTCATCCTGCCGTCCGAAACCGTGGAAATAGTTGTCTAGACAAATGAATATGCTAGAATGTATCAGAGCAATTCTGCCATCCACGGTATACCTTGTAGCAGGTAGAATGAGTTTAGCCAAGGTATATTACGGAAAATACGGGTTACTTCACACTAGAGAATGATGGTTTAGGTCAGTTGGGCTAGTAGTTAGATGGCATATTCTACATCGGCGATGAACCACCATCTAGATGGGCGAGGGCGGTGAAGGACggccaagctcaagctcgAGCTTCGGCCTGGGCAGGCACCGCCGGCACGCGTCACTGCTCGTTGCACCTCTCATCTACCTCTTTCACCTCCATCAGCTTATCCGTCAACTTCTGATTCTTTCGTATTGTGATACACTAGATTGTTCTTGCCGTCACCATGTCCGGTATGTCCTCTTCTGGGTCTTGATCCTGCTCAGACCGGGTCAGCTTCGATCATCGGCCACCGTCTAACCTTCAATCTTTCTCCGCAAACAGGAAGCGCAGGCTACGATAGACATatcaccatcttctccgaTCAAGGTCGCTTGTACCAAGTCGGTACGTCTTGCCTCCGCCCCTACTCACTTAGACTCCTGCGATGATGGATTGCGAGGTGCTCCTGACCACCACTGCGGACGCTGTTCTTGCTGACCGATTGGTCCCGCATTCACCAGAATATGCCTTCAAGGCCATCACCGCGGCGAACATCACCTCGATCGGTGTGAGGGGGAAAGACTGCGCCATCGTTGTTTCGCAGAAGAAGGTCGCTGTAAGTCCAACGGAGCCGAATTGGAATCGCCTGTCTCCCTCCATGCAATCGGGCTGTCTCGAAAAGCTAATTCTCCTCTCCGTGACAACAGGATAAACTCATCGACCCGTCCTCCGTTTCACATGTCTTCAAGATCTCCTCCTCAGTGGGCTGTGTCATGACCGGATCCATTGCCGATGCTCGTGCCTATGTCGATCGTGCCCGTGGAGAGGCTGCCGAATTTAAGTACAAGTTTGGCTATGAGATGCCGTGTGATGTCTTGGCGAAACGACTGGCCAATATCAACCAGGTTTACACACAACGGGTGAGTCCCTGAGCAGACAATTGTCTGGCGGTCctgtgatgaggatgatctTGGTCGGCCTTCCCCCTTGGATCCTGCTTTGGCTGACTGGTGAACCCCTTTACCTACGCAACAGGCCTACATGCGACCACTCGGTGTGGCCATGACCTTGATTTCGGTGGATGACGAGAAAGGCCCCCAAGTCTACAAGTGCGACCCGGCGGGTTACTACGTCGGATACAAGGCGACTTCCTCAGGCCCGAAGCAACAGGAAGCGCAGAACTACCTGGAAAAGAAGCTGAAGAACAAGGAGGCCGCGCCTGGAAACtgggaggaggtggtggagctGGGTATCACGGCGCTGAGCAATGTGCTCAGTGTGGACTTCAAGAAGCATGAACTGGAAGTTGGTATCGTGGGCGGTCCCCGTACAGACGGCAGCGGTGGCACCACCACGGAATTCCGGGCTTtgacggaggaggagattgacGACCGGCTCCAGGCCATAGCAGAGAAGGATTAAGTGAGCGGATTATATGTAGGGACGTTGACACCGTCCGGGTCTCTGTCCAGGCGATGATCATGAAGTGAAATTTGTTGCACCCATCCAACTACTCCTTGAATGACGTATTCGTGTGCTAGGGTCCTGGCCTTGCGCAATTCGCCGTCTGTCCTCGCATTGCGAGTTCAAAGAAATAGATCAAATACCGTGACGGGCCCTGACGCGGCTTGAGCGATGCCAGACTGGACCTTTCTGCTGGGTAACTGCCGCTTCCAGTCTTGCTGGCCCGGTTTGGCCTACCGTGCGTGGGATCCTCTCCTGTAGCCACACCTCACATATGTGATGCTGTGGTGCCCGTCTGTCCATCGTAGTCAATGACTGGCCTGACCATGCCGGTCGTATCCCGTCATCGACACGGTCCCGACCGAATCATCGAGTCCACCGCGATCCGTGAACAGGAATGCATACCAGCCATCTGGCGGAACTCAAGGTCTGGCCGTTGTTTGGTCGGAGAGGACTCTGGATCCTTTGCGTGACACATCAGCCAAAGGACATGCCTGGCTCTCCGGGCAGGGCGCTCTCGGCAAGGAGAGTTGCTGCAGTTCTCAGCTGGCAACCCTGCAGGCGGGCAGCTGTGCCGGCGCCGCGAAGTGgactcttttcctctcgtGGCTCAGCACCGCCGTGGCTTGAATGGGATTCGTTTTCGATGCGACAATCTTTTGTGCCtattcccctccccccactcTCCACTCTGACATGCTTTGAAAAGATTGTCTGCTTGAGGtttcttttatttctttttgttttttcttctgttgGGGGTTTGTGCATAAATCGCGCTAGTTTCAAGGGAACATGGATGATGTGACTACCGGCTTTCGTACAGGGTTGTCATCGATTATTTTGTCTCTTTGGACTGCGTCTTGACTACTACGGTggtagttttttttttgagttcCTAATTCCCTCGTTTCAGTCTGATGGGCGACGAAGTGTGCGTCTACCTTTTCTGTTGGACATTGCTGCGATCATACGGAGTACGGAGTACCGAGTAGCGAGGACGAGTATAGTCCTTGTCTTCCCTTGTCGAAAACTCCACTGCCGAATACAGCTGGCATGCGGGATTGCATCAATTGCTGTCTACAGTTTACAGTTGCACTATTAGCCTTCTTCTGCTGTTTTTTTGGTcaaagttttttttttttaaaaaaaaaatttccaCTTTgagtttcttttccttttctcttcaatccTGGCTTTCTCCAGCCTCGGTTCCATCCGAGACGGAATAGATTGTACGTTATTGATAAAAACACCGAGTCGGTACCTTTAGTGAGGTACCGACGGAATGAGAGGAGTCAGCTCCCTCGTCTGCTACCGTGCGTGGCAGAGGCACGTCAGACTTTCCAGCAAAGATTAAAATCAAAATTCACAAatatcaaaaaagaaatcttaTTTCTATATTGCACGTTCGATGCACGTTGCGCCAAATGCTCCCCCTTTGTCAGTTGCAGGGCGCTTCTCCTGATAGATGATATTGACTGACGAATTGGACCGTGATTGGAGGATGATTTTGATGAGAGAATCAAAGACTGTGTAACGTGCAACGACGACCGGGgcagatgggggggggggggacccTTCGAGTGAAAATAGATGGAGAGTGTATCATATGAGAACTTCCCGCTCTACATAGTTGGTGGATTGGACCCTGTTGATGGTATTGGTATCCTTAGAATATGAGAGGACTTGAATACTTTGATATGGATTTCAAATACCAGATGATACACTGGCAAAAGTGACAAAGTAGATCCATTTGCATCCCAGAAAACTTAGATATTtcggtctttttttttcagtttGATATCATGAGGGACGCCTTTGAATTGAAAGTGAAATCCCCACGTATTCGTTATTCATGTTTGGTCGAGCTGTCAGTCCTTGACTCATGACTACTACTCCTATACTGTACATTGTAGGATGTGTTTTCTGTGCATCTTTCAGTCCTCGGAGGGTCCGCATGGGTGATGTACCGGTATAGACTGGTAGTCTGTACATCATTCATCCACCATCCACTGCATCTAAATTCGGATACAAGTCCGTGAGGGTCCCTGGGGCCCAGCAGGGACCATCCTCGGCGTCTGTGAgctgaaaaagaagcagccgATCTCAGTCCAGCGGGGCTGAGAAGATTCCGGGTTTTCCGCCGTCGATTGGTTCAGCTGGGGATGTACCGCTGACGATCCGCTTTAACGTGCGGCCCCACCGTCGCAGTCGAATCACGTCCGTTGCTTGACGcccacgaaaaaaaaaatcatcaaaaaagaaattgaaaaatcATGAAACCAGGCacagaggagagagaagaagagagaggagaaagggaaCAAGGTTCATGTTTGATTGTCATGCATCCATCTGGCATCGGTCGTTGCCAGATTCGAGTGGATTCTCCAAGGCGAGCACTGGACTCTCCCCTACCCTGCGTTCGATGAGGGTCGGTGCATCTTTAGCGTTCCTGCATAGAGGGCCCTTCCGGGCCATCATTGGTTCGAGCAGACTCGTTCATCCTTACTCCGAGGGTGGGTTTCTGGGAACCGTGATGCTTGTCGTGGTTCTTGGCCTAGTTGGGCAGGCTCTCAGGTTGTCGATGGGTCCATGATGGAATGGAGGAGTGACGACAGAACGAGTGTCGGAGAGAGATCAGAGAAGCTCAGGTTATTCAGGTCAACATGATAgagatttttttcttttctttttggattaATTTGGTTTctgcctttttcccccctccccctttgGAATTTCTTCAAGGTCGATTGTGTGATTAAATAAATCTCTCATGCCATCGCCTCTTGAGTCGTCTCATTCTCAATCGTCAATCGCGAAAAAACCCCCATCTTTTTGTGAAATCTTTCGTCaatcctctccttcttgttcttctgtCTTCTTCGACTCGACAAAACCTTGTCAGAAAGACAGTCGGAGACCTATTTGTTCAAGTCTGCATTCAACACTTACATCATACCGGACGGCAATTCATCCCAGGATTCCAGCCCGTCGTGGACAATATCTAGACGCAATTGCAACGGACATTCTTACAAATGGCCGACGGACGTGAGTTCTCCTCAacagcccccccccccccccaagtaCCACTTCCGATATACCCAGAATCTCTATGGAGCCGTCTACGATGTACATTGCCCATGCAAGacaacaaaagaaaaaatccaTTCTGACAATGCCATTACATTCGGAACACAGTCAATCAAGCCCGCGCAGTGCGCATCGCCGAGCTCATGAACGACTACCGAACCCTGTTGATTCACATCTCTCAGCAACAAGCACAACCATCCCCCGCCGAGTCGCAAGAGCTAGGATACACCGTGCTTCGGGAATGTCATCAGGCCACCCAGCGTCTCCTGGCAGCCAACTTTCATCCCAACCCAGGATCAGGAAATGGGAATGCGGAGACTGAAAAAGCAGAGCTTCAAAGGTGTGTACCGGGTGGCGGAATTCGCATTGCGCAtatttccttctctctctctctttctctctctctctctctttctctctctctctctctttctctctctctctcttttttttcttttccttatTCAATTCATATACTAATATACGGCTGCACTTGGCTTGGGACAGAGTCATTATCGACAGTAGTGCACGTCGATTCCAAGCGCACAAAATCTATCTACGCGTGGCCGCGGTGCAGAGATGGATCACTGCGCGGACCAATATTCTCCACGGTCAACCGCCTTCTCCGGCCTTACAACCGGCGTTGAAGAACGCACAGGCGACGTTGCAGGGTGAACTGGCTCGGATCACGGACCAGTATATCGTGGCTGATCTTCGGGCTGCGGATGTGCGCGCCGGCTATTGGCTTGGGGATGACCCGTCCTTGGAAACGATTCTTCGATACATCCAGGCGGGAAGTCGCTAGGAAGGATGAATGAATGGCAAACTAGGAGGTGTGGGTATTTTATGAGGTATATGGGATGTACGATTGATGTTTTGCGGCCACCATAATATTTCGAGGAGGGGAGTTTCATGACAAAGGAACTCGTGGAGAGACGGGGGCAAGACGCAGGTCGTTGAGCCTTCCTGTTTCACCAGACCTCGAGATCcagaagaggggaggggggaacaCAA
The nucleotide sequence above comes from Penicillium oxalicum strain HP7-1 chromosome II, whole genome shotgun sequence. Encoded proteins:
- a CDS encoding putative proteasome subunit alpha type-1, with the translated sequence MSGSAGYDRHITIFSDQGRLYQVEYAFKAITAANITSIGVRGKDCAIVVSQKKVADKLIDPSSVSHVFKISSSVGCVMTGSIADARAYVDRARGEAAEFKYKFGYEMPCDVLAKRLANINQVYTQRAYMRPLGVAMTLISVDDEKGPQVYKCDPAGYYVGYKATSSGPKQQEAQNYLEKKLKNKEAAPGNWEEVVELGITALSNVLSVDFKKHELEVGIVGGPRTDGSGGTTTEFRALTEEEIDDRLQAIAEKD